In the genome of Myroides phaeus, one region contains:
- a CDS encoding DUF6691 family protein, which yields MKKLAYLFVGMIFGIGMFKSGAASWFRIYEMFQFDSFHMYGIMGTALTIAVIATQIIKKKNIKDFSGNPIIFTPKDMSIPRYLFGGIIFGLGWALGGACPGPMFANFGAGFYSIIFAIVGALLGTWVYGLVRKYLPH from the coding sequence ATGAAAAAATTAGCTTATTTATTCGTAGGAATGATATTCGGAATTGGAATGTTTAAATCAGGAGCCGCTTCTTGGTTTAGAATTTATGAGATGTTCCAATTTGACAGTTTCCATATGTATGGTATTATGGGAACAGCATTAACTATAGCAGTTATAGCAACACAAATTATCAAAAAGAAAAACATTAAAGACTTCTCTGGTAACCCAATCATATTTACTCCAAAAGATATGAGTATTCCAAGGTACTTATTTGGTGGAATAATCTTTGGATTAGGATGGGCACTTGGAGGAGCTTGTCCAGGACCTATGTTTGCTAACTTTGGTGCAGGATTCTACTCAATTATCTTCGCTATTGTTGGTGCACTTCTTGGTACTTGGGTTTATGGATTAGTGAGAAAATACTTACCTCATTAA
- the lepA gene encoding translation elongation factor 4 — MKNIRNFCIIAHIDHGKSTLADRLLDATQTVTAREQQNQLLDSMDLERERGITIKSHAIQMEYEYEGEKYILNLIDTPGHVDFSYEVSRSIAACEGALLIVDAAQSIQAQTISNLYLALENDLTIIPVLNKVDLPSANPEEVSDDIVDLLGCDYEEIIPASGKTGLGVEDILKAIIERVPAPKGNPEEPLQALVFDSVYNPFRGIEVIFRVVNGTIKKGQKIKFMATGKEYFADEIGTLKLNQVPKQEIKTGDVGYLISGIKEAKEVKVGDTLTDAKEPTQNMIEGFENVKPMVFAGIYPVDTEDYEELRNSMEKLQLNDASLVFAAESSAALGFGFRCGFLGMLHMEIIQERLEREFNMTVITTVPNVSYLAYTKKEPDTPIVVNNPSDLPEPSKLERVEEPYIKATIITKADFVGQVMSLCIDKRGIITNQTYLTEDRVELTFDMPLAEIVFDFYDRLKTVSKGYASFDYSPIGMRTSNLVKVDVMLNANVVDALSALMHADNAYYIGKKMCEKLKELIPRQQFDIPIQAAIGVKVIARETVKALRKDVTAKCYGGDISRKRKLLEKQKAGKKRMRQVGNVEIPQEAFMAVLKLND, encoded by the coding sequence ATGAAGAACATTAGAAACTTTTGTATTATTGCTCACATTGACCACGGAAAGAGTACGTTAGCAGACCGTTTATTGGATGCTACACAAACGGTAACTGCACGTGAGCAACAAAATCAGCTTTTAGATAGTATGGATTTGGAACGCGAAAGAGGGATTACAATTAAATCTCATGCGATTCAAATGGAGTATGAATATGAAGGCGAGAAATATATTTTAAACTTAATTGATACTCCAGGGCACGTAGACTTTTCTTATGAAGTTTCTAGGTCTATTGCTGCGTGTGAAGGGGCTTTGTTGATTGTAGATGCAGCACAAAGTATCCAAGCACAAACTATCTCTAACTTGTATTTAGCGTTAGAGAATGATTTGACTATTATTCCTGTATTAAATAAAGTTGACTTACCAAGTGCTAACCCAGAAGAGGTGAGTGATGATATCGTTGACTTATTAGGATGTGATTATGAAGAAATTATTCCTGCATCTGGTAAAACAGGTTTAGGAGTAGAAGATATTTTAAAGGCAATTATCGAGAGAGTTCCTGCTCCAAAAGGTAATCCTGAAGAGCCATTACAAGCATTAGTTTTTGACTCTGTTTATAACCCATTCCGCGGTATTGAAGTTATCTTCCGTGTTGTTAATGGTACTATTAAGAAAGGTCAGAAGATTAAATTTATGGCTACAGGGAAAGAGTATTTTGCAGATGAGATTGGTACACTTAAATTAAACCAAGTTCCTAAACAAGAAATTAAAACAGGTGACGTAGGTTACTTAATTTCTGGTATTAAGGAAGCTAAGGAAGTTAAAGTAGGGGATACGTTAACAGATGCAAAAGAACCAACTCAAAATATGATTGAAGGGTTTGAGAACGTTAAGCCAATGGTATTCGCTGGTATTTATCCAGTAGATACAGAGGACTATGAAGAATTGCGTAACTCAATGGAGAAATTGCAATTGAATGATGCTTCTTTAGTATTTGCTGCTGAGAGTTCTGCTGCTTTAGGGTTTGGTTTCCGTTGTGGATTCTTAGGAATGTTACATATGGAGATTATTCAGGAGCGTTTAGAGCGTGAGTTTAATATGACTGTTATTACTACTGTACCTAACGTTTCTTACTTAGCTTATACTAAGAAAGAACCAGATACACCAATTGTAGTAAATAACCCATCTGATTTACCAGAACCTTCTAAATTAGAAAGAGTAGAAGAGCCATATATTAAAGCGACAATTATTACTAAAGCTGACTTCGTTGGTCAAGTAATGAGTTTGTGTATTGACAAACGTGGTATTATTACAAACCAAACTTATTTAACGGAAGACCGTGTAGAGTTGACGTTTGATATGCCATTAGCAGAGATTGTATTTGACTTCTATGATAGATTAAAAACAGTTTCTAAAGGATATGCTTCATTTGACTATTCTCCTATTGGAATGCGTACGTCTAACTTAGTGAAAGTTGACGTTATGTTGAACGCAAACGTAGTAGATGCTTTATCTGCTTTAATGCACGCAGATAATGCGTACTACATTGGTAAGAAGATGTGTGAGAAGTTAAAAGAACTTATCCCACGTCAACAGTTTGATATTCCTATTCAAGCGGCTATTGGAGTGAAAGTAATTGCTCGTGAAACAGTAAAAGCACTTCGTAAAGACGTAACAGCTAAATGTTATGGAGGGGATATTTCACGTAAACGTAAATTACTTGAAAAACAAAAGGCAGGTAAGAAACGTATGCGTCAAGTAGGTAACGTTGAGATTCCACAAGAAGCTTTTATGGCTGTATTAAAATTGAATGACTAA
- a CDS encoding YeeE/YedE family protein: MSWIFEPWPWYLGGLFIAITLILLLLLGKSFGFSSNLRTMCSMMGAGKSCDFFCFNWKAQTWNLLFLVGTIAGGFIAYHFLSVDAAAIPLGENTIQKLNELGIESAGKAYVPTELYSNETFSSLKNIGILILAGFFVGFGSRYAGGCTSGHAISGLSNLQLPSLIAVIGFFIGGLIMVHLLFPFIF; this comes from the coding sequence ATGAGTTGGATATTTGAGCCTTGGCCGTGGTATCTTGGTGGATTATTTATCGCAATCACCTTAATATTATTATTACTTCTTGGTAAATCTTTTGGTTTTTCATCAAACTTGCGAACTATGTGTTCGATGATGGGAGCTGGTAAATCGTGTGATTTCTTCTGCTTTAATTGGAAAGCACAAACGTGGAACTTACTTTTCTTAGTAGGTACAATTGCAGGAGGTTTTATTGCATATCACTTTTTAAGTGTTGACGCAGCTGCTATTCCTTTAGGAGAAAACACCATTCAAAAATTAAACGAATTAGGAATTGAGAGTGCTGGTAAAGCTTATGTACCAACAGAACTTTACAGCAACGAAACTTTCTCTTCTTTAAAGAATATTGGAATTTTAATCTTAGCTGGTTTCTTTGTAGGTTTTGGTTCTCGTTATGCTGGTGGTTGTACATCAGGACACGCTATTAGTGGATTGAGTAATCTACAATTACCTTCATTAATTGCTGTAATTGGTTTCTTCATTGGAGGTCTTATTATGGTTCATTTATTATTTCCATTCATCTTTTAA
- a CDS encoding SdiA-regulated domain-containing protein codes for MKTFLSIATLSFFTLISCGQKKEITEDFITLPNHLQEVSGLHYDATSKTFWTVQDSGNSNELYQIDATGSIVHTVKVKNQKNKDWEELTSDSEGNLYIGDFGNNKNTRKDLKIIKVDKNNLDKEEVDASAIISFEYPEQKQFPPKDTELIYDAEAFFLYNDNFYIFTKNRSKGFDGRSNVYKIPNVAGHHKAQLVQTFKGCNVYKHCAITGAAISPDQKTFVLLSHSKLWIIDGFNPNAILDGKISEHKLNHVSQKESVSFDGNNTVYIADEVKKQTGGKIYKVDLGALKPKP; via the coding sequence ATGAAAACATTCTTATCCATCGCAACACTATCTTTTTTTACATTGATTAGTTGTGGTCAAAAAAAAGAAATTACAGAAGATTTTATTACACTGCCTAATCATCTACAAGAGGTTTCTGGTTTGCATTACGACGCAACTTCTAAAACATTTTGGACCGTTCAGGACAGTGGAAATAGCAATGAACTTTACCAAATAGATGCAACTGGAAGTATAGTGCATACCGTTAAAGTTAAAAACCAAAAAAATAAAGATTGGGAAGAACTTACAAGTGATTCTGAAGGAAACTTGTATATCGGTGATTTTGGAAATAACAAAAACACGAGAAAAGACCTGAAAATTATTAAAGTAGACAAAAATAACTTAGATAAAGAAGAAGTTGATGCTTCTGCTATTATCTCTTTTGAATATCCTGAGCAAAAACAATTTCCTCCCAAAGACACAGAGTTGATTTATGATGCGGAGGCATTCTTTTTATATAATGACAATTTTTACATCTTTACAAAAAACAGAAGTAAAGGCTTTGACGGTAGATCAAATGTTTATAAAATTCCCAATGTAGCAGGACATCACAAAGCTCAATTGGTACAAACATTCAAAGGGTGTAATGTTTATAAACACTGTGCTATTACAGGGGCTGCTATTAGTCCCGACCAAAAGACTTTTGTTTTATTATCACATTCTAAATTGTGGATTATTGACGGATTCAATCCTAACGCAATCTTAGATGGTAAAATATCTGAACACAAATTAAACCACGTTTCTCAAAAAGAATCTGTTTCTTTCGATGGAAACAATACTGTTTACATTGCTGATGAAGTTAAAAAGCAAACAGGTGGTAAAATCTATAAAGTGGATTTGGGTGCTTTAAAACCCAAACCCTAA
- a CDS encoding DsrE family protein has translation MKEANHKVVFQLNTDNIIEQNALITYITNVKNHWADDVVIHVVVHGPGIGMVRKSKTMVGEGLRIVMQKGIKFYACQNTMNARMISEDDIIEGVAFVPSGLVDIIEKQEQGWAYIKCNL, from the coding sequence ATGAAAGAAGCTAATCACAAAGTAGTTTTTCAATTAAACACAGATAATATAATTGAGCAAAATGCTTTGATTACGTATATCACAAATGTGAAAAATCACTGGGCAGATGATGTAGTAATTCACGTTGTTGTACACGGACCTGGAATTGGTATGGTGCGAAAAAGTAAAACGATGGTTGGAGAAGGATTGAGAATAGTTATGCAGAAGGGGATAAAGTTCTATGCGTGTCAAAATACGATGAATGCAAGAATGATATCGGAAGATGATATTATTGAAGGAGTAGCTTTTGTACCATCAGGATTAGTTGATATAATTGAAAAGCAAGAACAAGGATGGGCTTATATTAAGTGTAACCTTTAG
- a CDS encoding bifunctional UDP-N-acetylmuramoyl-tripeptide:D-alanyl-D-alanine ligase/alanine racemase has translation MNIDTNAFCTFLGAEVLGENAQDNLTITNISVDSRSLLNDEHTLFFALQGKNHNGHIYINELITKGVKYFVVSEDNLPNETSGVVYFKVKNTLAAFQKAANFHRSHFNLPVIGITGSKGKTVVKEWLNFLLNEEFSVIKSPKSYNSQTGVPLSVFGIEEKHNLGIFEVGISTIGEMERLEPIVKPTIGVFTAITEEHSEGFESVEQKIQEKIKLFTNVDNIVCEDDIRITSFLPKDKLYCWSFDNKEAQVFASLQNDTLIVTPNAKSAFEVNLPFSDNASVRNILTCITTMLLMNYSTEIIKHRIELLYPVELRLQLKDGLNNCTLIDDAYNADYQSLVIALDFLEKHKINKSKTVILSDVFRSGFEEAELYDLVRSLLLNNNITRLIGIGNHITEYLYGIPNTYLFKTTEEFLQKMSVEDFSDETILIKGARAFRFDKIVTALETKTHETVLEVNLNAIRHNLNFYRSKLESKTKIMVMVKAFGYGNGSFEIAKLLAHENVDYLGVAFADEGIDLRKAGVNTKIIVMNPEISTFSAMIAYDLEPEVYSVRELNAFLKVARERNCYQYPIHIKLDTGMHRHGFLTNELQELVELLKTTNVVEVKSIFSHLSSSDMPEYREFTLDQINMFTKNADYLMSSLDIQPIRHILNTSGVYNFSAYQMEMVRVGIGLYGVGNDEEEMKQLHNVSTLKTRIMQIKEIEDAESVGYGRRFRAVGKTKIATVPIGYADGVHRSWGNGVGYVLINGQQAPIAGSICMDMLMVDVTAIDCVEEDEVIIFGQDLPVTLIANRINTIPYEILTSVAQRVKRIFYEE, from the coding sequence ATGAATATTGATACGAATGCTTTTTGTACGTTTTTAGGAGCAGAGGTTTTGGGAGAGAATGCCCAAGATAATTTGACAATTACAAATATCTCTGTTGATAGTAGGTCTTTGTTAAATGATGAGCATACGTTATTTTTTGCTTTGCAAGGAAAGAACCACAATGGGCACATATATATAAATGAGTTAATCACAAAAGGAGTTAAGTATTTTGTGGTATCAGAAGATAATCTACCTAATGAAACTTCTGGTGTCGTTTATTTTAAAGTAAAGAATACATTAGCTGCTTTCCAAAAAGCAGCTAATTTTCATCGCAGTCATTTTAATTTACCTGTAATTGGAATAACAGGAAGTAAAGGAAAGACTGTAGTGAAAGAATGGTTGAACTTTTTACTAAATGAAGAGTTCTCTGTTATAAAGAGTCCGAAGAGTTATAATTCTCAAACGGGAGTTCCTCTTTCTGTTTTTGGAATTGAGGAGAAACACAATCTTGGAATATTTGAAGTTGGTATTTCGACTATCGGTGAGATGGAACGATTAGAGCCAATAGTTAAACCTACAATAGGTGTGTTTACTGCTATTACTGAAGAACACAGCGAAGGGTTTGAGAGTGTAGAACAAAAAATTCAAGAAAAGATTAAGTTGTTTACAAATGTTGATAACATCGTTTGTGAAGACGATATTCGCATTACCTCTTTCTTACCAAAAGACAAGTTGTATTGTTGGAGTTTTGACAATAAAGAAGCACAAGTTTTTGCGTCTTTGCAGAATGATACGTTAATAGTTACTCCAAATGCTAAATCTGCTTTTGAAGTTAATTTACCTTTTTCAGATAATGCTTCTGTTCGCAATATTCTTACCTGTATCACTACGATGCTATTAATGAATTATTCGACTGAAATAATTAAGCATCGCATAGAATTATTATATCCAGTTGAATTGCGATTGCAGTTAAAAGACGGATTGAATAATTGTACTTTAATTGATGATGCTTATAATGCCGATTATCAGTCGTTAGTAATTGCCCTTGACTTTTTAGAGAAACACAAGATAAATAAGTCTAAAACTGTTATTCTATCAGATGTGTTTAGAAGTGGTTTTGAAGAAGCTGAATTGTATGATTTAGTTCGTTCGTTACTCCTTAATAATAATATTACACGCTTAATAGGAATTGGGAATCATATAACAGAGTACTTATATGGTATTCCAAATACTTACTTATTTAAAACAACAGAAGAGTTTCTTCAAAAAATGTCTGTTGAAGATTTTTCAGATGAGACAATTTTAATCAAGGGAGCAAGAGCATTTCGCTTTGATAAGATAGTTACTGCCTTGGAAACAAAAACGCACGAGACAGTTTTAGAGGTGAACTTAAATGCCATACGACATAATTTGAACTTCTACCGTTCTAAATTAGAAAGTAAGACTAAGATTATGGTTATGGTTAAGGCGTTTGGATATGGTAATGGTAGTTTTGAGATAGCAAAATTATTAGCACACGAGAACGTTGACTATTTAGGAGTGGCATTTGCGGATGAGGGTATTGATTTGCGTAAAGCAGGTGTTAATACTAAAATTATTGTAATGAATCCTGAGATAAGTACGTTTTCTGCTATGATTGCGTATGACTTAGAACCAGAGGTCTATTCTGTCAGAGAATTGAACGCTTTTCTAAAAGTAGCTCGTGAGCGCAATTGTTATCAATATCCAATTCACATTAAGTTAGACACTGGAATGCATAGACACGGTTTTTTAACCAATGAACTTCAAGAGTTAGTAGAATTGCTAAAGACTACAAATGTTGTAGAAGTTAAGTCGATTTTTTCACATTTATCGTCAAGTGATATGCCAGAGTATCGTGAATTTACTTTGGATCAGATTAATATGTTTACCAAAAATGCAGATTACTTAATGAGTAGTCTTGATATACAACCTATACGTCATATTTTGAATACGTCTGGAGTTTATAATTTTTCAGCGTATCAAATGGAAATGGTTCGCGTTGGAATTGGTTTATATGGTGTAGGGAATGATGAAGAGGAGATGAAACAATTACATAATGTAAGCACATTGAAAACACGTATTATGCAGATAAAAGAAATTGAAGATGCAGAAAGTGTTGGGTACGGACGTCGCTTTAGAGCGGTTGGAAAAACGAAGATTGCAACAGTACCTATTGGGTATGCAGACGGCGTACATCGTTCTTGGGGAAATGGAGTAGGATATGTGTTAATTAATGGACAGCAAGCACCAATTGCTGGCTCAATATGTATGGATATGTTAATGGTTGATGTTACCGCAATTGATTGTGTAGAAGAGGATGAGGTAATTATTTTCGGACAAGATTTACCAGTTACACTAATTGCGAATAGAATTAACACTATTCCGTATGAAATATTGACAAGTGTAGCACAACGTGTGAAAAGAATTTTTTATGAAGAGTAA
- a CDS encoding sulfite exporter TauE/SafE family protein, whose amino-acid sequence MDYTSLIGYSLALLIGISLGLIGSGGSILTVPILVYIMKIEPFVATAYSLFIVGSTSLVGGFKNLIDKKVDTKAVVLFGIPSLISVYITRAFLLPLVPDIISIGSLQLDKNIALMVLFAIVMLTSAIKMIRPRKDQIIEESNPNLGGLVIQGLLIGLLAGTVGAGGGFLIIPALVLFSNLPMRKAVGTSLCIVAIQSLIGFLGDIGHTTMDWALLLTFSAISIIGIFIGIYLTKFVPDNNLKKGFGYFVLIMAIYILIKEVFL is encoded by the coding sequence ATGGATTACACATCGTTAATAGGTTATTCTTTAGCCTTACTAATTGGTATTTCATTAGGACTTATAGGAAGTGGAGGATCAATACTTACTGTTCCTATTTTAGTTTATATAATGAAGATAGAACCATTTGTTGCAACTGCTTATTCCCTATTTATTGTAGGTTCAACCTCATTAGTAGGTGGTTTCAAAAACCTAATTGATAAAAAAGTTGACACAAAAGCTGTTGTCTTATTCGGTATTCCTTCTTTAATATCAGTTTATATTACAAGAGCATTTTTACTCCCCTTAGTTCCTGATATTATTTCTATTGGAAGTTTACAATTAGATAAAAACATTGCACTTATGGTGCTGTTTGCAATTGTAATGCTTACATCGGCGATCAAGATGATTCGACCTCGCAAAGATCAAATAATTGAAGAAAGCAATCCTAACTTAGGAGGACTGGTAATACAAGGATTATTAATTGGATTATTAGCCGGTACAGTTGGTGCAGGAGGTGGTTTCCTTATTATTCCAGCTTTGGTATTATTCTCAAACTTACCAATGCGAAAAGCAGTAGGTACATCACTATGTATCGTTGCTATACAATCGCTAATCGGTTTCTTAGGAGATATAGGACACACAACGATGGATTGGGCATTATTACTAACTTTTAGTGCAATTTCAATCATCGGAATATTTATAGGGATATACTTAACTAAATTTGTCCCAGATAACAACTTAAAAAAAGGCTTTGGTTATTTTGTTTTAATTATGGCCATCTATATTTTAATAAAAGAAGTGTTTCTTTAG
- a CDS encoding MBL fold metallo-hydrolase, with product MKIEQIYTGCLAQGAYYIESEGEVAIIDPLREVQPYLDKATKDNATIKYIFETHFHADFVSGHVTLAEKTGAPIVYGPNANPSFKAHIAKDGEVFQLGKVTITTLHTPGHTMESTTYLLKDENGKDHAIFSGDTLFLGDVGRPDLAQKAANLTQEQLAATLYNSLRTKIMPLADDVIVYPAHGAGSACGKNLSKETVGTLGEQKQTNYALRADMTEAEFVKEVTDGLLPPPAYFPLNVKLNKEGYENVETIITNNKKLSPKDFQALADDSGALILDVRPGAEFAAGHIPGSIFIGLDGQFAPWVGALITDIKQPILIVCPEGREEEAIIRLSRVGYDNTLGYLEGGFANWKNEGMEYDTVQQVTADELANKVKNEDINIFDVRKVGEYNSAHIDYKNVNHTPLDYLNDHLAEFPTDETFFIHCAGGYRSLIASSILKARGFHNMIDVIGGFGAIKNTGIALKESTCTATCPTTGK from the coding sequence ATGAAAATAGAACAAATTTATACCGGCTGTCTTGCTCAAGGAGCATACTACATTGAAAGCGAAGGAGAAGTGGCAATTATTGACCCTCTGAGAGAAGTTCAACCTTATTTGGACAAAGCAACAAAAGATAATGCTACGATCAAGTATATTTTTGAAACTCACTTTCACGCTGACTTCGTAAGTGGACACGTTACTTTAGCTGAAAAAACTGGCGCTCCAATCGTTTATGGACCAAATGCTAACCCTTCATTTAAAGCACACATTGCTAAAGATGGAGAAGTTTTTCAACTTGGAAAAGTTACTATTACAACTTTACATACTCCTGGTCATACTATGGAGAGTACAACTTACTTATTAAAAGATGAAAATGGTAAAGACCACGCTATTTTTAGTGGAGATACCCTTTTCTTAGGAGATGTAGGTCGTCCTGATTTAGCACAAAAAGCAGCTAATTTAACACAAGAGCAATTAGCAGCTACTTTATACAATAGCTTACGTACGAAAATTATGCCGTTAGCAGATGACGTAATTGTTTACCCTGCACACGGAGCTGGTTCTGCTTGTGGTAAAAACTTAAGTAAAGAAACTGTAGGTACTCTTGGTGAACAAAAGCAAACAAACTATGCGTTACGTGCGGATATGACAGAAGCTGAATTCGTAAAAGAAGTTACTGATGGTCTTTTACCTCCTCCTGCTTACTTCCCTTTAAATGTGAAGTTGAACAAAGAAGGATACGAGAACGTTGAAACGATTATCACTAATAATAAAAAATTATCACCTAAAGATTTCCAAGCTTTAGCTGATGATTCTGGAGCATTAATTTTAGATGTTAGACCTGGTGCAGAGTTTGCAGCGGGACATATTCCTGGATCTATCTTTATTGGATTAGATGGGCAGTTTGCTCCTTGGGTTGGTGCTTTAATTACAGATATTAAACAACCTATCTTAATCGTTTGTCCAGAAGGAAGAGAAGAAGAGGCTATTATTAGACTTTCTCGTGTTGGTTATGACAATACATTAGGTTACTTAGAAGGTGGTTTTGCAAACTGGAAGAACGAAGGAATGGAATATGACACTGTTCAACAAGTTACTGCTGATGAGTTAGCTAATAAAGTTAAAAATGAAGATATCAACATCTTTGACGTTCGTAAAGTAGGAGAATATAATTCTGCTCATATCGACTATAAGAATGTTAACCACACACCATTAGATTACTTAAACGATCATTTAGCTGAATTCCCAACAGATGAAACTTTCTTTATCCACTGTGCTGGAGGATATAGATCACTTATTGCTTCATCTATCTTGAAAGCAAGAGGATTCCACAATATGATTGATGTAATCGGAGGTTTCGGAGCAATTAAAAATACAGGTATTGCTTTAAAAGAAAGCACTTGTACTGCTACTTGTCCAACAACAGGAAAATAA
- a CDS encoding Crp/Fnr family transcriptional regulator, which translates to MEHIIKTKYRYIFEEELLEEIIKVSTIKDFKEGERLMEIGEYIKKIPLLLAGAIKIIREDQKEGEIVLYYIEQGDTCAMTLTCCLGETKSQVRSIAERDGSVILVPVGKMDEWLVKYKSWRNFVLNSYNNRMNELLSAVDSLAFMNMEERLCKLLQDKAKVYNSRFINNTHQELAEELNTSRVVISRILKTLENKGIIQLNRKYIELLKSQ; encoded by the coding sequence ATGGAACATATTATCAAAACGAAATACCGCTACATCTTTGAAGAAGAATTGTTAGAAGAAATTATCAAAGTTTCAACTATCAAAGATTTTAAAGAAGGTGAAAGACTGATGGAAATTGGAGAGTACATAAAAAAAATACCTCTTCTATTAGCAGGTGCTATCAAGATAATTAGAGAAGATCAAAAAGAGGGAGAGATTGTCTTATACTACATTGAGCAAGGAGACACCTGTGCAATGACATTAACTTGTTGTTTGGGTGAAACGAAAAGTCAAGTGCGTTCTATTGCAGAACGCGATGGTAGTGTTATATTAGTTCCTGTTGGAAAAATGGACGAATGGTTAGTGAAATACAAAAGTTGGAGAAACTTCGTACTTAATAGCTATAACAACAGAATGAATGAATTACTTTCTGCAGTAGATAGTTTAGCGTTTATGAATATGGAAGAACGCTTGTGCAAATTACTTCAAGATAAAGCTAAGGTTTACAATAGTAGATTTATAAACAACACACATCAAGAGTTGGCTGAAGAGCTTAACACATCGAGAGTAGTTATTTCTCGTATCTTAAAAACTCTTGAGAATAAAGGAATTATACAACTCAATCGAAAATATATTGAGTTACTTAAATCTCAGTAA
- the trxA gene encoding thioredoxin: protein MNKFEELINSDQLVLVDFFATWCGPCQMLAPVLEEVKQTLQDNITIIKIDVDKNQALTTQYSTQYQMRGVPTLMLFRKGKLLWRQSGYMDKQTLLANIEQYKNNY, encoded by the coding sequence ATGAATAAATTTGAAGAACTAATCAATAGTGATCAGTTAGTCTTAGTGGACTTCTTTGCCACTTGGTGTGGTCCTTGTCAGATGCTTGCACCTGTCTTGGAAGAAGTAAAACAAACACTACAAGACAATATTACAATCATTAAGATTGACGTTGATAAAAACCAAGCATTAACAACACAATATAGTACACAGTATCAAATGAGAGGTGTACCTACTTTGATGTTGTTTAGAAAAGGTAAGTTATTATGGCGCCAATCCGGATATATGGATAAACAAACTTTACTTGCTAACATAGAGCAATACAAGAATAATTACTAA